One genomic region from Skermania piniformis encodes:
- a CDS encoding Na+/H+ antiporter: MRRVDYAGGIVLLVATATAIAALARSVGLSEPFALTVAGMIGSYLSFVPEVHIEPEVVLLGVLPPLLYTAAINTSLIDFRANIRPILLLSVGLVLFTTFCVATVVWLLIPVPYSVAVALGAVVAPPDAVAATAVARRIGLPRQIVTILEGESLFNDATALVTLRTAIAASAGAVSVWTAGRDFLIAAGGGVLIGLATAFILAALRKRLTDPVLDTTLSLLAPFVAYLPAEHVHASGVIAVVVCGMMLGHAAPKLQNASSRIAERTNWRTVQFILESSVFLVIGLQLRSILENAWSSDLSHLRLILACAAVLAAVVLARLIWIIPAVRFLVLRARARNDPAPAWQFPAVVSWAGMRGVVTLAAVLLLPTDTPELDVLKLFALVVVAGTLLAQGSSLPWLVRRLNLRGPSRIEDALQEAQLLQRAGAAGLRTLDDAAGPDTPPAVVAALRARLEQRSNASWERLGPAEADHRTPSAEYRRLRLAMLAAERAEVLAVRAAGGVDHEVLQAVMTSLDVEESMIDRIEEVDDDARPEVLAGNGAACAHLAAAPITRVPDTPGRCGDCVAEESSWVHLRLCLDCGHVACCDSSPHAHASRHFAETGHPVMRSLEPGEEWRWCYVDEMLG; the protein is encoded by the coding sequence ATGCGGCGGGTGGATTACGCTGGCGGAATCGTCTTGCTCGTCGCGACGGCGACCGCGATCGCGGCGCTCGCTCGGAGCGTCGGCCTCTCGGAACCGTTCGCGCTGACGGTCGCCGGCATGATCGGCTCCTATCTGTCGTTCGTGCCCGAGGTGCACATCGAGCCGGAAGTGGTCCTGCTCGGCGTGCTACCGCCACTGCTCTATACCGCGGCGATCAACACCTCGTTGATCGACTTCCGGGCCAACATCCGCCCGATCCTGTTGCTCTCGGTCGGGCTCGTGCTGTTCACCACGTTCTGCGTCGCCACGGTGGTCTGGTTGTTGATCCCGGTGCCGTACTCGGTTGCCGTGGCCCTGGGCGCGGTGGTGGCGCCGCCGGACGCCGTGGCCGCGACCGCGGTGGCCCGCCGGATCGGCCTGCCCCGGCAGATCGTCACCATCCTGGAGGGCGAGTCGCTGTTCAACGACGCCACCGCCCTGGTCACGCTGCGCACCGCGATCGCTGCGTCGGCAGGTGCGGTGAGCGTCTGGACCGCGGGCCGGGACTTCCTGATCGCGGCCGGTGGCGGCGTGCTGATCGGGTTGGCAACGGCGTTCATCCTGGCCGCCCTGCGCAAGCGGCTCACCGATCCGGTCCTCGACACCACCTTGTCGTTGCTGGCGCCGTTCGTCGCCTATCTGCCGGCGGAGCACGTGCATGCCTCCGGCGTGATCGCGGTGGTGGTCTGCGGCATGATGCTCGGGCACGCGGCTCCGAAGCTGCAGAACGCCTCGTCGCGGATCGCGGAACGGACGAACTGGCGCACCGTCCAGTTCATCCTGGAGAGTTCGGTGTTCCTGGTGATCGGGTTGCAGTTGCGCTCGATCCTGGAGAACGCGTGGTCCAGCGATCTGTCGCACCTCCGGTTGATCCTCGCGTGCGCTGCGGTGTTGGCGGCGGTCGTCCTCGCCCGGTTGATCTGGATCATTCCGGCGGTGCGGTTCCTGGTGCTGCGGGCTCGGGCGCGTAACGATCCGGCGCCGGCTTGGCAGTTTCCCGCGGTGGTGTCCTGGGCCGGGATGCGCGGTGTGGTGACCTTGGCCGCGGTGCTGCTGCTGCCGACCGACACCCCCGAGTTGGATGTCCTCAAATTGTTCGCTCTGGTGGTGGTCGCTGGAACATTGCTGGCACAGGGATCGTCGCTGCCCTGGTTGGTTCGCCGGCTCAATTTGCGGGGGCCCAGCCGGATCGAGGACGCGCTGCAGGAGGCGCAACTGCTGCAGCGGGCCGGGGCCGCCGGACTGCGCACATTGGACGATGCGGCCGGCCCGGACACCCCGCCGGCCGTGGTGGCGGCGCTGCGGGCTCGGTTGGAGCAGCGCTCCAACGCCTCGTGGGAGCGGCTCGGCCCGGCCGAGGCCGATCACCGCACGCCGAGTGCGGAATACCGGCGGCTGCGACTGGCGATGCTGGCCGCCGAACGGGCCGAAGTGCTGGCCGTCCGCGCCGCCGGCGGGGTGGACCACGAGGTGCTGCAGGCCGTGATGACCAGCTTGGACGTCGAGGAATCGATGATCGACCGGATCGAGGAGGTGGACGACGATGCCCGGCCCGAGGTGCTGGCCGGTAACGGCGCCGCCTGCGCACACCTCGCGGCCGCGCCGATCACCCGGGTGCCGGATACGCCCGGGCGCTGCGGAGACTGTGTCGCCGAGGAATCGAGCTGGGTCCATCTGCGGCTCTGCCTCGATTGCGGACATGTTGCCTGCTGCGATTCGTCGCCGCATGCACACGCCAGTCGGCACTTCGCCGAGACCGGCCATCCGGTGATGCGGAGCTTGGAGCCCGGGGAGGAGTGGCGATGGTGCTACGTCGATGAGATGCTGGGCTGA
- a CDS encoding AzlD domain-containing protein has translation MIGIPAALGLLAVGTLALRAAGPALHDRCRPPARLQALVGTAAVVLLVAVIATATVIDGQHFAGWARPAGALVGGVLAVRRAPFVLVVVAASGTTAALRWCGVA, from the coding sequence ATGATCGGCATACCGGCGGCGCTCGGCCTGCTTGCCGTGGGCACGCTCGCGCTGCGTGCGGCCGGGCCGGCGCTGCACGACCGCTGCCGGCCGCCGGCTCGCCTCCAGGCGTTGGTCGGGACCGCCGCTGTGGTGTTGCTGGTGGCGGTGATCGCGACCGCCACAGTGATCGACGGCCAGCATTTCGCCGGCTGGGCACGTCCGGCCGGGGCGTTGGTCGGTGGCGTGCTGGCCGTTCGTCGAGCGCCGTTCGTGCTGGTGGTCGTGGCCGCGTCGGGCACCACCGCCGCGCTGCGCTGGTGTGGGGTGGCTTGA
- a CDS encoding AzlC family ABC transporter permease: MRSILRTVDRQTVQEIGLVCLADGVVGVSFGVIAVAEGFPVWLPMALSVLVFAGAAQFLFLAVVAGGGSPLAAALAGVVVNARHLPFGLAVADALGPGRWQRLIGAHLITDESAAFTLARVEPGTRRAVFWLSGLALFVGWNAGVLAGVSIGTALAGTSLADPAVLGLDAAFPAVLLALVLPALREPVARAAALLGAGIAVPASAVLPAGVPVLLALLGLVLVPLLERAR; this comes from the coding sequence ATGCGTTCGATATTACGAACAGTTGACCGCCAGACCGTACAAGAGATCGGCCTGGTCTGTCTCGCGGATGGGGTCGTCGGCGTGTCGTTCGGCGTGATAGCGGTAGCCGAAGGATTCCCGGTGTGGCTGCCCATGGCGTTGTCGGTCCTGGTGTTCGCCGGTGCGGCACAGTTTCTCTTCCTGGCGGTCGTGGCCGGCGGCGGAAGTCCGCTCGCGGCGGCGCTCGCCGGCGTCGTGGTGAACGCCCGGCACCTGCCGTTCGGCCTGGCGGTCGCCGACGCGCTCGGCCCGGGTCGGTGGCAGCGGCTGATCGGCGCGCATCTGATCACCGACGAGTCGGCCGCCTTCACTCTGGCCCGGGTCGAGCCGGGCACGCGGCGGGCGGTCTTCTGGCTCAGCGGTCTCGCCCTGTTCGTCGGCTGGAACGCGGGCGTGCTGGCCGGGGTGTCGATCGGTACGGCGTTGGCCGGCACCAGCCTCGCCGACCCGGCGGTGCTGGGGTTGGACGCGGCGTTTCCGGCCGTACTCCTCGCGCTGGTGCTGCCCGCATTGCGGGAGCCGGTCGCGCGGGCCGCTGCGCTGCTCGGTGCGGGCATCGCCGTGCCGGCGAGCGCGGTGCTGCCGGCCGGCGTGCCGGTGCTGCTCGCGCTGCTCGGGTTGGTGCTGGTGCCGCTGCTCGAGCGGGCGCGATGA
- a CDS encoding helix-turn-helix domain-containing protein has protein sequence MTFDDSARPADGSPLDVIAASIRRERDRAGLSLTELARRAGIAKSTLSQLESGNANPSVETLWALGVALGVPFARLVEPPRPRVQVIRAGQGPTVQAEQADYRATLVASCPPNARRDIYRIAAEPGPPRRADPHQPGVIEHVILMTGRARVGPADEPVELAPGDYVGYPGDLPHVFEALVPDTRAVLVSEYL, from the coding sequence ATGACCTTCGACGACAGTGCGCGCCCCGCCGACGGCTCGCCCCTCGACGTCATCGCGGCCTCGATCCGGCGCGAGCGGGACCGGGCCGGGCTGTCGCTGACCGAGCTCGCGCGGCGGGCCGGCATCGCAAAGTCGACCTTGTCCCAACTCGAATCGGGTAACGCGAACCCGAGCGTGGAAACCCTGTGGGCGCTCGGCGTTGCGCTCGGCGTACCGTTCGCCCGGCTGGTCGAGCCGCCGCGCCCGCGGGTCCAGGTCATCCGGGCCGGGCAAGGCCCCACCGTGCAGGCCGAACAGGCCGACTACCGGGCCACCTTGGTCGCGTCCTGCCCGCCGAACGCGCGCCGCGACATCTACCGGATCGCTGCCGAACCCGGCCCACCGCGGCGGGCCGACCCACACCAGCCCGGGGTGATCGAACATGTGATCCTGATGACCGGCCGGGCCCGGGTCGGTCCGGCCGACGAACCGGTCGAACTCGCGCCGGGCGATTACGTCGGATACCCGGGCGACCTGCCGCATGTCTTCGAAGCACTGGTGCCCGACACCCGGGCCGTCCTCGTTTCGGAGTACCTCTGA
- the lhgO gene encoding L-2-hydroxyglutarate oxidase, with translation MATARQLLAERPGASLVLLEKEAAPATHQTGHNSGVVHSGIYYPPGSLKARLCRRGAELTARFAAEHDIPHRVCGKLLVATDTVELARMHVLHERARINGPAVTELDAAELHRREPHIVGLGALFVPGTGIVDYRRITTTLAELVRSAGGRIRLDTPITAIEENTDRVTVAGPTGSWTARRLVVCAGLQADRMARLGGIRTDFRILPFRGEYYRLPAERSDLVRALIYPIPDPALPFLGVHLSPTIDGLLTVGPNAVLGLARERYPKGSATARDIREILDFPGFYRVARANIRTGARELRNSFFKRGYLEQCRRYCPELTRADLRPHPAGIRAQAVLRDGTLVHDFMIEQTPRSVHLLNAPSPAATSALPIAETVAGYVLRGQ, from the coding sequence ATGGCCACGGCCCGACAGCTCTTGGCCGAACGACCCGGGGCGAGCCTGGTCCTGCTGGAGAAGGAGGCCGCACCGGCCACCCATCAGACCGGACACAACAGCGGAGTGGTGCATTCGGGAATCTACTACCCGCCGGGCAGCCTCAAGGCGCGACTGTGCCGCCGGGGCGCCGAGCTGACCGCCCGGTTCGCCGCCGAACACGACATCCCGCATCGGGTCTGCGGCAAGCTGCTGGTCGCTACCGACACCGTCGAGCTGGCCCGAATGCATGTACTCCACGAGCGGGCCCGGATCAACGGGCCGGCGGTGACCGAACTCGACGCCGCCGAGCTCCACCGCCGCGAACCGCACATCGTCGGGCTCGGCGCCCTGTTCGTTCCGGGCACCGGAATCGTCGACTACCGCCGGATCACCACAACACTGGCCGAGCTCGTCCGCTCGGCCGGCGGCCGGATCCGACTCGATACGCCGATCACGGCGATCGAGGAAAATACCGACCGGGTCACCGTCGCCGGGCCGACCGGGTCGTGGACCGCGCGTCGGCTCGTGGTCTGCGCCGGGCTGCAAGCCGACCGAATGGCCCGGCTCGGCGGCATCCGCACCGACTTCCGAATCCTGCCGTTCCGCGGCGAGTACTACCGGCTGCCGGCCGAACGGAGCGACCTGGTGCGCGCGCTGATCTATCCGATACCCGACCCCGCCCTACCGTTCCTCGGGGTGCACCTGAGCCCGACCATCGACGGGCTGCTCACCGTCGGTCCGAACGCCGTGCTCGGGCTGGCCCGCGAGCGATACCCGAAGGGCAGCGCCACCGCCCGCGATATTCGTGAAATCCTCGATTTTCCCGGCTTCTACCGGGTTGCCCGGGCAAATATCCGAACCGGCGCCCGTGAATTGCGAAATTCTTTTTTCAAGCGGGGCTATCTCGAGCAATGCCGCCGGTACTGCCCCGAACTGACCCGTGCCGATCTCCGCCCGCACCCCGCCGGGATCCGCGCCCAGGCAGTGCTCCGCGACGGGACCCTGGTGCACGACTTCATGATCGAACAAACGCCGCGCTCGGTGCATCTGCTCAATGCGCCCTCCCCGGCGGCAACGTCGGCGCTACCGATCGCCGAGACGGTTGCCGGCTACGTGCTGCGCGGGCAGTGA
- a CDS encoding ribonuclease H family protein: MIIVSTDGSCLHNPGGAIGWAWVNHAGGSASGGAPSGTNQIAELRAVLAAIEAHPGSEPLSVESDSIYAIKCASEWLPNWRRNGWRTSSGGPVRNLDLIRRIDQALTERPGPVRFRWIRGHVGDFFNEQADALAGAAAREARAAAAGTTDPSAEPVTGR, translated from the coding sequence ATGATCATCGTCAGCACGGACGGCTCCTGTCTGCACAATCCGGGTGGAGCGATCGGCTGGGCCTGGGTGAATCATGCTGGCGGTAGCGCCAGCGGTGGCGCGCCGAGCGGCACCAATCAAATCGCCGAACTGCGCGCCGTCCTGGCGGCGATCGAGGCACATCCCGGCAGCGAGCCACTCTCGGTCGAGAGCGACTCGATCTATGCGATCAAATGTGCCTCCGAGTGGCTGCCGAACTGGCGTCGCAACGGCTGGCGAACCAGCTCCGGCGGCCCGGTCCGCAACCTCGACCTGATCCGACGAATCGATCAGGCGCTGACCGAACGGCCGGGGCCGGTGCGATTCCGCTGGATTCGCGGTCACGTCGGCGACTTCTTCAACGAGCAGGCCGACGCGCTGGCCGGTGCGGCAGCCCGCGAGGCGCGCGCCGCGGCCGCCGGAACCACCGACCCGTCGGCCGAACCCGTGACCGGCCGCTGA
- a CDS encoding MlaD family protein, translating into MKWIRRHKVLVSNLGLVALLLVGLSFLVFDTARVNPFKRTYAVTVDMDRSGGLQPRSDVTYRGYRVGQVKSISLTEKGVRAEVEIDGSAHIPASGTVAVHALSAAGEQYIDFRPDTDQAPFLEDGAVISRDRVSLPVPIPEVLANSSQLIASINPDRYEVILNEMDKALGGGPDQLRRLINGLSLITTGMDAYLPQTVSLLTNLRLIAGETTRIQPDLGTLTRSSQLIFDQAVAADGELRKAFDTAPGQLSTLGGTVSTNMDPLTRLANDFVRVSKAAQLRAPALSLLFPSLQKGLTAVGVPAHDGEFHTVADVFSRPTCYYNTAPVSPTAIGDGRVPLWNYCVTDNPRIQVRGSANAPRPDVPNNGASMPPGADPGQLSDPDPARNQPR; encoded by the coding sequence ATGAAATGGATTCGTCGTCATAAGGTCCTGGTCTCGAATCTGGGGCTGGTGGCGTTGCTGTTGGTCGGCCTGAGCTTCCTGGTGTTCGACACCGCGCGGGTGAATCCGTTCAAGCGGACCTACGCGGTCACGGTGGACATGGACCGCTCCGGCGGCTTGCAGCCGCGCAGCGACGTGACCTACCGCGGCTACCGGGTCGGTCAGGTGAAGTCGATCTCCTTGACCGAGAAGGGGGTGCGCGCCGAGGTCGAGATCGACGGTTCGGCGCACATTCCGGCGAGCGGAACAGTTGCGGTGCATGCGCTTTCGGCCGCGGGTGAGCAGTACATCGACTTTCGCCCGGATACCGATCAGGCCCCGTTCCTGGAAGATGGCGCGGTCATCTCGCGTGACCGGGTGTCGCTGCCGGTGCCGATCCCGGAGGTGTTGGCCAACTCCAGCCAGCTGATCGCCAGCATCAATCCGGATCGCTACGAAGTGATCCTGAACGAGATGGACAAGGCACTGGGTGGTGGGCCGGACCAGTTGCGGCGCCTGATCAACGGCCTGAGCCTGATCACGACCGGCATGGACGCCTATCTGCCGCAGACGGTTTCGCTGTTGACCAACCTCCGGTTGATCGCCGGCGAGACCACCCGGATCCAGCCGGATCTGGGCACGCTCACCCGCAGCTCACAGTTGATCTTCGATCAGGCGGTGGCGGCCGACGGCGAACTGCGGAAAGCCTTCGACACGGCGCCGGGTCAGCTGTCGACGTTGGGTGGCACGGTGTCGACCAATATGGACCCGCTGACCCGCCTGGCGAACGATTTCGTCCGGGTCAGCAAGGCGGCTCAGCTACGGGCACCGGCGTTGTCGCTGCTGTTCCCCTCGTTGCAGAAGGGTCTGACTGCGGTCGGTGTCCCCGCGCACGACGGTGAGTTCCATACCGTGGCGGACGTGTTCTCCCGGCCGACCTGCTACTACAACACCGCGCCGGTGTCGCCGACGGCGATCGGCGACGGCCGGGTGCCGCTGTGGAACTACTGCGTCACCGACAACCCGCGGATCCAGGTTCGTGGTTCGGCGAATGCGCCGCGGCCGGACGTGCCGAACAACGGCGCGTCGATGCCGCCCGGTGCCGACCCGGGCCAGCTGTCCGACCCGGATCCGGCCAGGAATCAACCGCGGTAG
- a CDS encoding MCE family protein: MTAQTPTAGTAARTRLRRGLVATVAVATTTLVSGCGLTIDQIPLPKPGVGDSYELHAVFANALNLPDQAKVRVGGSDVGVVTGISTSNFQANIDMKIRNDIQLPTGTTAELRQATPLGDVFVAMSMPPRKAGDQLLQDGDTIPIDQTSAGASVEQLLLSVTALINGGAINQLARITTELDSTIGGRGPLLSHLIVELTGVVSSLNQNTDRIDGVLREFDTTLATLSQRRDELGQLADALPPMISTISENNQNIAGLLSKVSTASAALGDFAKTTGPQLSGLLDSTDRLMTGLGQARDTLGPALEAVETIKPKVNASMEGTALTQASTLRYLSIGALHDPEGQQLPDLRTLNDMTYSIVQVLQRAYSRITGQAPPPIQPGEGGTR, translated from the coding sequence ATGACCGCACAGACACCGACCGCGGGTACCGCGGCCCGGACGCGGCTCCGCCGGGGCCTGGTGGCCACGGTCGCCGTGGCGACCACGACCCTGGTGTCGGGTTGTGGTCTGACCATCGACCAGATTCCGCTGCCGAAGCCGGGCGTCGGCGACAGCTACGAGCTGCACGCGGTCTTCGCCAATGCGCTCAACCTGCCCGACCAGGCGAAGGTGCGGGTCGGCGGTTCGGATGTCGGTGTGGTCACCGGCATCTCGACGTCGAACTTCCAGGCGAACATCGACATGAAGATCCGCAACGACATCCAGCTGCCCACGGGCACGACGGCCGAGCTACGGCAGGCGACTCCGCTCGGCGACGTGTTCGTGGCGATGTCGATGCCGCCGCGCAAGGCCGGGGACCAGTTGTTGCAGGACGGCGACACGATCCCGATCGATCAGACGTCGGCCGGCGCGTCGGTCGAACAGTTGCTGCTGTCGGTGACCGCCTTGATCAACGGCGGTGCGATCAACCAGCTGGCCCGGATCACCACCGAGCTGGATTCGACGATCGGCGGCCGGGGTCCGCTGCTCTCCCATCTGATCGTCGAGCTCACCGGAGTGGTGAGCAGTTTGAACCAGAACACCGACCGGATCGACGGGGTGTTGCGCGAGTTCGATACGACGCTGGCCACGTTGAGTCAGCGGCGCGACGAGCTCGGTCAGCTCGCCGACGCGCTGCCACCGATGATCTCCACGATTTCGGAGAACAACCAGAACATCGCCGGCCTGCTCAGCAAGGTATCGACCGCCAGTGCGGCGCTCGGCGACTTCGCCAAGACCACCGGTCCGCAGCTCAGCGGATTGCTGGACAGCACCGACCGGCTGATGACCGGATTGGGCCAGGCCCGGGATACGCTCGGGCCGGCGCTGGAGGCGGTCGAGACGATCAAGCCGAAGGTCAACGCGAGTATGGAAGGCACGGCGCTGACCCAGGCGTCGACCCTGCGGTATCTGAGCATCGGCGCCTTGCATGATCCGGAGGGTCAGCAGCTGCCGGATCTGCGGACGTTGAACGACATGACGTACAGCATCGTCCAGGTACTGCAGCGTGCCTATTCACGAATTACCGGTCAGGCGCCGCCGCCGATCCAGCCGGGCGAAGGGGGCACCCGATGA
- a CDS encoding MCE family protein translates to MKSKLISTTAKVLTICALGAASACSASNPFAADKMNITADFENIAGMYPGNPVSVLGLPVGKIDSVEPKGTFVEVRMSIDPKVKVPADAIAAQVSPSLVTNRHVELTPAYSGNGPMLADGDHIPLQRTRTPVELDRVLQTVDDLASALKGDGKEGPLSGGVLVKALEGNGQKINDTVKALSSTIDLTVTNRDALTNSIVKLNELTQTIQDNQQALQNFSGQVTTVSGMLAEQAPGLQAVLQQLDIFLANTSTVLATKGPELTSSLNNLTQTTDLLKRNAWQLTEVVDVTPLLMQNVANAIDYGQDGGAIRLHAQLERNIFDGELISLFCERVKMQADGCRTGKMSDFGPDFGLTAALMGMTQ, encoded by the coding sequence ATGAAATCGAAGCTGATCAGCACGACCGCGAAGGTGCTGACGATCTGCGCGCTGGGTGCTGCGTCGGCCTGCTCGGCCAGCAACCCGTTCGCGGCCGACAAGATGAACATCACCGCGGACTTCGAGAACATCGCCGGCATGTATCCGGGTAACCCGGTGTCGGTGCTCGGGTTGCCGGTCGGCAAGATCGATTCGGTCGAGCCGAAAGGCACCTTCGTCGAGGTGCGGATGTCGATCGACCCGAAGGTCAAGGTGCCGGCCGATGCGATCGCCGCTCAGGTCTCGCCGTCGCTGGTGACCAACCGGCACGTCGAACTGACGCCGGCGTACTCGGGGAACGGTCCGATGCTGGCCGACGGTGACCACATTCCGTTGCAGCGCACGCGCACGCCGGTCGAACTCGATCGGGTGCTGCAGACCGTGGACGATCTGGCGTCGGCGCTCAAGGGCGACGGCAAGGAAGGGCCGTTGTCCGGTGGCGTGCTGGTGAAGGCGCTGGAAGGCAACGGGCAGAAGATCAACGACACGGTCAAGGCGCTGTCGAGCACCATCGACCTGACCGTGACCAACCGGGACGCGCTGACCAACTCGATCGTCAAGCTGAACGAGCTGACCCAGACGATCCAGGACAACCAGCAGGCCTTGCAGAACTTCTCCGGCCAGGTCACGACCGTGTCCGGCATGCTCGCCGAGCAGGCCCCGGGTCTGCAGGCGGTACTGCAGCAGCTGGACATCTTCCTGGCCAACACCAGCACGGTGCTGGCCACCAAAGGCCCGGAGCTGACCAGCTCGCTGAACAATCTGACCCAGACCACCGATCTGCTCAAACGCAACGCCTGGCAGCTCACCGAGGTGGTCGACGTCACGCCGTTGCTGATGCAGAACGTGGCGAACGCGATCGACTACGGCCAGGACGGCGGCGCGATCCGGCTGCATGCCCAGTTGGAGCGCAACATCTTCGACGGGGAACTGATCTCGCTGTTCTGCGAGCGGGTGAAGATGCAGGCCGACGGCTGCCGTACCGGAAAGATGTCCGATTTCGGCCCCGACTTCGGTCTCACTGCGGCCCTGATGGGAATGACACAATGA
- a CDS encoding MCE family protein, whose product MARFSKPNFGAQKYFWLGMLGALVLVGLVVGASVLKAAAIGTKNVDAEFVQAAGLTSGAKVRVAGVPVGEVRDQKLEGDHVLSTLEIDKSVNLGPDAHAAIKQATVLGQIYVDLDPGDGSGLPGDRIPITNTTVPFNLGKVVNDPQYTSQFDRLEGLDTKQAAQAIDQLATQIGDSPQLTAQALDSVGVLAKVVDQRRDEVQSLLKNLSSVSNVLSDNRNGIMLIITQGEAITQRVQERQQLIKQLLDNVGTLTRQLDEIGASNDNQLGTLISDLNTMSQGLQKNNDQLNRLLQIMPVTVRQFNNVVGNGPYGDVALPWLFPDNWLCRVDVVQGCK is encoded by the coding sequence ATGGCCAGGTTCTCGAAGCCGAACTTCGGCGCACAGAAATACTTCTGGCTGGGCATGCTCGGTGCTCTGGTCCTGGTCGGCTTGGTGGTCGGGGCCAGCGTGCTCAAAGCCGCGGCGATCGGCACTAAGAACGTCGACGCCGAGTTCGTCCAGGCGGCCGGGTTGACCAGCGGGGCCAAGGTCCGGGTGGCCGGCGTCCCGGTGGGCGAAGTACGGGATCAGAAGCTCGAGGGCGACCACGTGTTGTCGACACTGGAGATCGACAAGAGCGTCAACCTCGGTCCGGACGCGCACGCGGCGATCAAGCAGGCGACGGTCCTCGGCCAGATCTACGTGGATCTGGATCCGGGCGACGGCAGCGGCTTGCCCGGTGACCGGATCCCGATCACCAACACGACCGTCCCGTTCAACCTGGGCAAGGTGGTGAACGACCCGCAGTACACCAGCCAGTTCGACCGGTTGGAGGGGCTGGACACCAAGCAGGCGGCGCAGGCGATCGATCAACTCGCTACCCAGATCGGCGACTCGCCGCAGCTCACCGCCCAGGCGCTGGACAGCGTCGGCGTGCTGGCGAAGGTGGTCGATCAGCGTCGCGACGAGGTGCAGTCGCTGCTGAAGAACCTCAGCTCGGTATCGAACGTGCTGTCGGACAATCGCAACGGCATCATGCTGATCATCACCCAGGGGGAAGCGATCACCCAGCGGGTACAGGAGCGGCAGCAGCTGATCAAGCAACTGCTGGACAACGTCGGGACGCTCACCCGGCAGCTGGACGAGATCGGTGCCAGCAACGATAACCAGCTCGGCACGCTGATCAGCGACCTGAACACGATGTCGCAGGGCTTGCAGAAGAACAACGACCAGCTGAACCGACTGCTGCAGATCATGCCGGTGACCGTTCGGCAGTTCAACAACGTGGTGGGTAACGGACCGTACGGCGATGTCGCGCTGCCGTGGCTGTTCCCGGACAACTGGCTTTGCCGCGTCGATGTAGTGCAGGGATGCAAATGA
- a CDS encoding MCE family protein: MSIRKPLIGFSFFAIVSILVTWVIWSTLQRSVDGPTNDYSATFSDVLGLKAGDDVRMAGVRVGRVSSIELDDKNNATVDFVVERDQQLYDNTKALVRYQNLIGQRYVSLAPGEGKGNPLADGGTIPLERTEPSFDVSALLGGFEPLFSVLQPKQVNNLTETLIQALQGDGVSLSTFITQAASVASEFQQRDVILGDIIDNLSGVMEGLAARGDQLETLLTQTRTLLTGLYEQGQSLQNSTVQLADSTTAIVNMVGQVQPKLAQTQRSANDAIGMLISHGAQLDQTAISAPTLLTDLARITSNGAFATAYVCDLDVSLWGVLLPERWFSTVSDMIFGQRHSEVCR, from the coding sequence GTGAGTATCCGTAAACCGCTGATCGGGTTCAGCTTCTTCGCGATCGTCTCGATCCTGGTCACCTGGGTGATCTGGTCGACGCTGCAGCGGTCGGTCGACGGACCGACCAACGACTACTCGGCCACCTTCTCCGACGTCCTCGGACTGAAGGCGGGCGACGACGTCCGGATGGCCGGGGTGCGGGTCGGCCGGGTCAGTTCGATCGAGCTGGACGACAAGAACAACGCCACCGTCGATTTCGTCGTCGAGCGCGATCAGCAGCTCTACGACAACACCAAGGCGCTGGTTCGGTACCAGAACCTGATCGGCCAGCGCTACGTCTCGCTGGCGCCGGGTGAGGGCAAGGGCAATCCGCTGGCGGACGGCGGAACGATTCCGTTGGAGCGCACCGAGCCGTCGTTCGACGTGTCGGCACTGCTCGGCGGATTCGAGCCGCTGTTCAGCGTGTTGCAGCCGAAGCAGGTCAACAACCTGACCGAGACCCTGATCCAGGCGCTGCAGGGCGACGGCGTGTCGTTGAGCACGTTCATCACCCAGGCAGCGTCGGTGGCATCGGAGTTCCAGCAGCGCGATGTCATCCTCGGCGACATCATCGACAACCTGAGTGGCGTGATGGAGGGTCTGGCCGCGCGTGGCGACCAGCTGGAAACCCTGCTAACGCAAACCCGCACCTTGCTGACCGGACTGTACGAGCAGGGGCAGTCGCTGCAGAACTCGACGGTGCAGCTGGCCGACTCCACGACCGCGATCGTGAACATGGTCGGCCAGGTGCAGCCGAAGCTGGCGCAGACCCAGCGCAGCGCCAACGACGCGATCGGCATGTTGATCTCGCACGGTGCGCAGCTCGACCAGACCGCGATCTCGGCGCCCACGCTGTTGACCGATCTGGCTCGGATCACCAGTAACGGCGCTTTCGCCACCGCCTACGTGTGCGATCTGGATGTCTCGCTCTGGGGCGTGCTGTTGCCGGAGCGCTGGTTCTCGACCGTGTCCGACATGATCTTCGGGCAACGTCACTCGGAGGTGTGCCGCTGA